One window of the Trifolium pratense cultivar HEN17-A07 linkage group LG2, ARS_RC_1.1, whole genome shotgun sequence genome contains the following:
- the LOC123909137 gene encoding magnesium transporter MRS2-5: MEERQGQFYISSPPQSDFTRQVNRRAGITDLKQRAHGSRSWIKIDQDGNSEIVTLDKATIMRHCSLPSRDLRLLDPKFIYPSSILGREMAIVVNLEQIRCIITADEVILMNSLDGTVGRYRSQLCNRLRREKSDDLPFEFRALELALELTCTSLDAQVNELELEIYPVLDELASSISTLLLERVRRFKGHLLALTQRVQKVRDEIEHLMDDDGDMAEMCLTEKRRRSDASLSNDCFQTRSSTGRVISKSAPTSPERSVSGLQMLPRALSGIANSSKYGSSTGSSDNEERIQPLEMLLEAYFIVIDNTLNTLSSLKEYIDDTEDFLNIKLGNIQNLLIKFEMLLTAATLVATIFAAVAGVFGMNFETSVFDYPSGFNWVLAITGITCVALYFALLFYFRYKKVLPE, from the exons ATGGAAGAAAGACAAGGCCAGTTTTATATTTCCAGTCCACCTCAGTCTGATTTTACCAGGCAAGTGAATCGCAGGGCTGGTATAACAGACCTGAAGCAGAGAGCTCATGGAAGTCGCTCTTGGATAAAAATTGATCAGGATGGAAATTCTGAGATTGTGACACTTGACAAGGCTACTATTATGAGACATTGTTCTTTGCCTTCTAGAGATCTTCGACTGTTGGATCCGAAGTTCATTTATCCTTCTTCAATATTAGGAAGGGAGATGGCTATTGTAGTCAACCTTGAGCAAATCCGGTGTATAATCACCGCCGACGAAGTCATCCTGATGAATTCACTGGATGGTACTGTTGGTCGGTACAGGTCACAGTTATGCAATCGGCTCCGGAGAGAAAAATCTG ATGATCTTCCGTTTGAATTTAGGGCACTGGAGTTAGCTCTGGAATTGACATGCACATCTTTAGATGCTCAG GTAAATGAACTAGAGTTGGAAATATATCCCGTGCTCGATGAACTAGCCTCATCTATCAGTACTCTCCTTCTGGAACGTGTTCGAAGATTTAAAGGTCACCTCCTTGCTTTGACTCAGCGTGTTCAGAAG GTTCGTGATGAAATAGAACATCTCATGGATGACGATGGTGACATGGCTGAGATGTGCCTGACTGAGAAAAGGAGAAGATCAGATGCTTCCCTTTCAAATGATTGTTTTCAAACTCGTTCTTCAACAGGTAGAGTGATTTCAAAATCAGCCCCTACTTCACCAGAGCGGTCAGTTAGTGGGCTACAGATGTTGCCAAGGGCTTTGAGTGGCATTGCAAATTCAAGTAAATATGGCAGTTCAACGGGTTCATCTGATAATGAAGAAAGGATTCAGCCGCTGGAGATGTTGTTGGAAGCATACTTTATTGTCATCGATAATACTCTCAACACATTATCGTCG CTCAAAGAATACATCGATGACACGGAAGATTTTCTCAACATAAAATTG GGAAATATTCAAAACCTCCTAATAAAGTTTGAGATGCTTCTTACAGCAGCCACATTGGTAGCTACAATATTTGCAGCCGTGGCAGGAGTATTTGGAATGAATTTTGAAACCTCAGTTTTTGACTACCCATCTGGATTCAATTGGGTTTTGGCAATTACTGGAATTACATGTGTAGCATTGTATTTTGCCTTACTATTCTATTTTAGATACAAAAAAGTGCTTCCAGAATAA
- the LOC123909716 gene encoding ureide permease 2-like isoform X2, with translation MYLVESKGGAIGCMLLALFFLGTWPAVLTLLERRGRLPQHTYLDYSITNFLAAVIIALTFGEIGKGTHDAPNFLAQLAQNNWPSVMYAMAGGVVLSLGNLSTQYAFALVGLSVTEVITASITVVIGTTLNYFLDDKINKAEILFPGVACFLVAVCLGSAVHSSNTSDNRAKLQEYSSDSLDSLKEGNIVKSKDVESGSDSAEKLKAGTAVFLIDLEKRRSIKVFGKSTLIGLTIIFFAGSCFSLFSPAFNLATNDQWHSLEKGVPHLSVYTAFFYFSVSCVVIGVILNIIFLYHPVLNLPKSSLKAYLGDWNGRGWALVAGLLCGFGNGLQFMGGQAAGYAAADAVQALPLVSTFWGIILFGEYRRSSPRTYILLGSMLFMFIVAVGVLMASSGHRKH, from the exons ATGTATTTAGTGGAGAGCAAGGGAGGTGCCATAGGGTGCATGCTGTTGGCACTTTTCTTCTTGGGGACATGGCCTGCTGTTTTGACTCTCTTGGAGAGGCGAGGCCGTCTTCCACAGCATACCTACCTTGATTACTCAATCACCAATTTCTTGGCTGCTGTTATCATTGCTCTCACATTTGGTGAGATAGGCAAGGGGACGCATGATGCACCAAATTTCTTAGCTCAACTTGCTCAG AATAATTGGCCCTCGGTTATGTATGCAATGGCAGGTGGTGTGGTTCTTAGCCTTGGAAATCTGTCCACACAGTATGCCTTCGCTCTCGTTGGGCTGTCGGTTACTGAAGTGATTACAGCAAGCATAACTGTTGTTATAG GAACAACATTGAATTACTTTTTGGATGACAAAATCAATAAAGCTGAGATTCTTTTCCCAGGAGTAGCTTGCTTTTTGGTTGCAGTTTGTCTAGGCTCGGCTGTTCATTCATCAAATACTTCTGATAATCGGGCTAAGCTACAGGAATATTCGAGTGATTCCTT GGACTCTTTGAAAGAAGGAAACATAG TTAAATCAAAGGATGTTGAAAGTGGAAGCGATTCTGCAGAAAAGTTGAAAGCAGGAACTGCAGTTTTTCTTATAGATCTTGAGAAAAGAAGGTCTATTAAG GTTTTTGGGAAAAGCACTTTGATTGGATTAACCATAATTTTCTTTGCTGGAAGCTGTTTTTCTTTGTTCTCACCAGCATTCAACTTAGCAACAAATGATCAGTGGCACAGTTTAGAAAAAGGGGTTCCGCATTTGAGTGTTTACACCgcctttttctatttttcagtATCTTGTGTTGTTATTGGAGTAATTCTAAACATCATTTTCCTTTACCACCCTGTCTTAAACTTACCAAAGTCATCATTGAAAGCTTATTTGGGAGACTGGAATGGAAGAGGCTGGGCCTTGGTGGCCGGTCTCCTTTGTGGATTCGGGAATGGACTTCAGTTTATGGGAGGTCAAGCGGCTGGATATGCAGCAGCAGATGCTGTCCAG GCACTTCCACTTGTGAGCACATTTTGGGGCATAATTTTGTTTGGAGAGTATAGgagatcatcaccaagaacataTATACTGTTGGGGAGTatgttgtttatgtttattGTGGCTGTTGGTGTGCTCATGGCATCATCAGGCCATAGGAAACATTGA
- the LOC123911710 gene encoding ureide permease 1-like isoform X2 has protein sequence MYVVESEGGAIVCMLFSLLFLGTWPAIMNLLERRGRLPQHTYLDYTIANLDDPNFLSQLTQDNLPSVLFAMAGGVVLSIGNLSSQYVWAFVGLSVAGVITSSIIVVIGTTLNYFLDDKINKAEILFPGVGCFFVAVCLGFIVHSSNIADNQAKLKEFASDYNVAPGTSLSTLKEASEETIDSKDLENGSDLSPTYNVKAGTAVFLIELEKRRSIKVFGKSTFIGLALTFFGGISFSLFSPAFNLATNDQWHTLNKGVPHLSVYTAFFYFSVSCFVVAIILNITFLYHPFLNLPKSSFKAYLGDWNGRGWALLTGLLCGFGNGLQFMAGQAAGYAAADAVQALPLVGTFWGVVLFGEYRKSSKRTYTLLGSMLTMFIAAVVVLMASSGHRK, from the exons ATGTATGTGGTGGAGAGCGAGGGAGGAGCAATAGTGTGCATGTTGTTTTCCTTATTGTTCTTGGGAACATGGCCTGCTATTATGAATCTATTGGAAAGGAGAGGTCGTCTTCCTCAGCATACATATCTTGATTACACTATTGCCAATCT TGATGACCCAAACTTCTTGTCTCAGCTTACTCAG GATAACTTGCCTTCTGTTCTATTTGCAATGGCTGGTGGGGTTGTCCTCAGCATTGGAAACTTATCCTCTCAATATGTTTGGGCTTTTGTTGGTTTATCAGTTGCTGGAGTTATCACATCAAGCATAATTGTTGTTATAG GAACAACATTGAATTACTTTTTGGATGACAAAATCAATAAAGCTGAGATTCTTTTTCCAGGAGTTGGTTGCTTTTTTGTTGCAGTTTGTCTTGGCTTTATTGTTCATTCATCAAATATTGCTGATAATCAAGCTAAGCTCAAAGAGTTTGCAAGTGATTACAATGTAGCTCC GGGAACTAGTTTATCCACTTTGAAAGAAGCAAGTGAAg AAACAATTGATTCAAAGGATCTAGAAAATGGAAGTGATCTTAGTCCTACATACAACGTTAAAGCAGGAACTGCAGTTTTTCTCATAGAACTTGAGAAAAGAAGATCCATTAAG GTGTTTGGAAAGAGTACTTTCATTGGGTTGGCTTTAACTTTCTTTGGAGGAATTTCCTTCTCCCTATTCTCACCAGCATTCAATTTGGCAACAAATGATCAATGGCACACTTTAAACAAAGGGGTTCCTCATTTGAGTGTTTATACTGCCTTCTTTTATTTCTCAGTCTCTTGTTTTGTTGTTGCCATCATTCTAAACATTACTTTCCTTTACCACCCTTTCTTGAACTTACCTAAGTCATCATTTAAGGCTTATTTAGGAGATTGGAATGGTAGAGGTTGGGCCTTGTTGACTGGTCTCCTTTGTGGATTTGGGAATGGACTTCAATTTATGGCAGGTCAAGCTGCAGGATATGCAGCTGCTGATGCTGTTCAA GCACTTCCACTTGTGGGAACTTTTTGGGGAGTTGTTTTGTTTGGGGAGTATAGGAAATCATCAAAGAGAACATATACACTGCTTGGGAGTATGTTGACTATGTTCATTGCAGCAGTTGTTGTGCTAATGGCATCATCTGGCCACCGAAAATGA
- the LOC123911710 gene encoding ureide permease 1-like isoform X1, giving the protein MYVVESEGGAIVCMLFSLLFLGTWPAIMNLLERRGRLPQHTYLDYTIANLLAAVIIAFTFGQIGTDDPNFLSQLTQDNLPSVLFAMAGGVVLSIGNLSSQYVWAFVGLSVAGVITSSIIVVIGTTLNYFLDDKINKAEILFPGVGCFFVAVCLGFIVHSSNIADNQAKLKEFASDYNVAPGTSLSTLKEASEETIDSKDLENGSDLSPTYNVKAGTAVFLIELEKRRSIKVFGKSTFIGLALTFFGGISFSLFSPAFNLATNDQWHTLNKGVPHLSVYTAFFYFSVSCFVVAIILNITFLYHPFLNLPKSSFKAYLGDWNGRGWALLTGLLCGFGNGLQFMAGQAAGYAAADAVQALPLVGTFWGVVLFGEYRKSSKRTYTLLGSMLTMFIAAVVVLMASSGHRK; this is encoded by the exons ATGTATGTGGTGGAGAGCGAGGGAGGAGCAATAGTGTGCATGTTGTTTTCCTTATTGTTCTTGGGAACATGGCCTGCTATTATGAATCTATTGGAAAGGAGAGGTCGTCTTCCTCAGCATACATATCTTGATTACACTATTGCCAATCTATTGGCTGCTGTTATCATTGCTTTCACATTTGGTCAAATAGGCACTGATGACCCAAACTTCTTGTCTCAGCTTACTCAG GATAACTTGCCTTCTGTTCTATTTGCAATGGCTGGTGGGGTTGTCCTCAGCATTGGAAACTTATCCTCTCAATATGTTTGGGCTTTTGTTGGTTTATCAGTTGCTGGAGTTATCACATCAAGCATAATTGTTGTTATAG GAACAACATTGAATTACTTTTTGGATGACAAAATCAATAAAGCTGAGATTCTTTTTCCAGGAGTTGGTTGCTTTTTTGTTGCAGTTTGTCTTGGCTTTATTGTTCATTCATCAAATATTGCTGATAATCAAGCTAAGCTCAAAGAGTTTGCAAGTGATTACAATGTAGCTCC GGGAACTAGTTTATCCACTTTGAAAGAAGCAAGTGAAg AAACAATTGATTCAAAGGATCTAGAAAATGGAAGTGATCTTAGTCCTACATACAACGTTAAAGCAGGAACTGCAGTTTTTCTCATAGAACTTGAGAAAAGAAGATCCATTAAG GTGTTTGGAAAGAGTACTTTCATTGGGTTGGCTTTAACTTTCTTTGGAGGAATTTCCTTCTCCCTATTCTCACCAGCATTCAATTTGGCAACAAATGATCAATGGCACACTTTAAACAAAGGGGTTCCTCATTTGAGTGTTTATACTGCCTTCTTTTATTTCTCAGTCTCTTGTTTTGTTGTTGCCATCATTCTAAACATTACTTTCCTTTACCACCCTTTCTTGAACTTACCTAAGTCATCATTTAAGGCTTATTTAGGAGATTGGAATGGTAGAGGTTGGGCCTTGTTGACTGGTCTCCTTTGTGGATTTGGGAATGGACTTCAATTTATGGCAGGTCAAGCTGCAGGATATGCAGCTGCTGATGCTGTTCAA GCACTTCCACTTGTGGGAACTTTTTGGGGAGTTGTTTTGTTTGGGGAGTATAGGAAATCATCAAAGAGAACATATACACTGCTTGGGAGTATGTTGACTATGTTCATTGCAGCAGTTGTTGTGCTAATGGCATCATCTGGCCACCGAAAATGA
- the LOC123904444 gene encoding probable inactive purple acid phosphatase 1: MTSYGLRELYNVVWFLIMCLVSISYSSEIPSIDDWIRAFSPANFRSNSQSQSFSLQIVCYASAVPYMIASGNHERDWPGSGSFYGNMDSVGECGVLAETMFYVPASNRAKFWYPIDYGMFRFCVADTEHDWREGTEQYKFIEHCLVSVDRQKQPWLIFLAHRLLGYSSCICYVEEGSFAEPMGRESLQKLWQKYTVDIAIYGHAHNYERTCPIYQNICTSEEKHNYKGTLNGTIHIVAGGGGASLSTFTSLKTKWSIFRDYDYGFVKLTAFDHSNLQFEYKKSRDGKVYDSFKISRDYRDILACTMDSCPSTTMAS; this comes from the exons ATGACTTCTTATGGACTTAGAGAGCTATATAATGTTGTCTGGTTTCTCATAATGTGTTTGGTTTCTATATCATACAGTTCTGAGATTCCTTCAATTGATGATTGGATTAGAGCGTTTTCTCCTGCAAACTTTAGGTCAAATTCACAATCT CAAAGTTTCTCTCTTCAAATTGTTTGTTATGCATCAGCTGTGCCTTACATGATTGCAAG TGGGAACCATGAGCGCGACTGGCCGGGGTCAGGATCCTTTTATGGGAACATGGATTCTGTAGGAGAATGTGGTGTGTTGGCAGAGACTATGTTCTATGTCCCTGCTTCAAATAGGGCTAAATTCTG GTATCCGATCGACTATGGCATGTTCCGCTTCTGTGTTGCTGACACTGAACATGATTGGAGGGAAGGAACCGAACAATACAAGTTCATTGAGCATTGTTTGGTGTCGGTTGACCGACAAAAACAACCATGGCTAATCTTCCTTGCACATCGGCTACTTGGTTACTCTTCTTGTATCTGTTATGTAGAAGAGGGATCATTTGCTGAACCAATGGGCAGAGAAAGCCTTCAAAAGCTGTGGCAGAAATACACGGTGGACATTGCCATTTATGGTCATGCGCACAATTATGAGAGGACATGTCCCATATACCAG AATATCTGCACTAGTGAGGAGAAACACAACTACAAAGGAACTTTAAATGGGACCATACATATTGTTGCTGGTGGTGGTGGAGCAAGCCTTTCAACATTTACTTCTCTCAAAACTAAATGGAGCATCTTTAGAGACTATGATTACGGATTCGTAAAACTAACTGCATTTGATCATTCAAATTTGCAGTTTGAGTACAAGAAGAGCAGAGATGGGAAGGTTTATGATTCATTCAAAATATCACGGGATTATAGAGACATCTTGGCCTGCACCATGGATAGTTGTCCAAGTACAACGATGGCATCCTGA
- the LOC123909716 gene encoding ureide permease 1-like isoform X1 — MDFKDFSEITSLTSSISESNLRAELKMYLVESKGGAIGCMLLALFFLGTWPAVLTLLERRGRLPQHTYLDYSITNFLAAVIIALTFGEIGKGTHDAPNFLAQLAQNNWPSVMYAMAGGVVLSLGNLSTQYAFALVGLSVTEVITASITVVIGTTLNYFLDDKINKAEILFPGVACFLVAVCLGSAVHSSNTSDNRAKLQEYSSDSLDSLKEGNIVKSKDVESGSDSAEKLKAGTAVFLIDLEKRRSIKVFGKSTLIGLTIIFFAGSCFSLFSPAFNLATNDQWHSLEKGVPHLSVYTAFFYFSVSCVVIGVILNIIFLYHPVLNLPKSSLKAYLGDWNGRGWALVAGLLCGFGNGLQFMGGQAAGYAAADAVQALPLVSTFWGIILFGEYRRSSPRTYILLGSMLFMFIVAVGVLMASSGHRKH, encoded by the exons ATGGATTTCAAG GATTTTTCTGAGATTACCTCCTTGACTAGTTCAATTTCTGAGAGCAATTTAAGGGCCGAGTTGAAAATGTATTTAGTGGAGAGCAAGGGAGGTGCCATAGGGTGCATGCTGTTGGCACTTTTCTTCTTGGGGACATGGCCTGCTGTTTTGACTCTCTTGGAGAGGCGAGGCCGTCTTCCACAGCATACCTACCTTGATTACTCAATCACCAATTTCTTGGCTGCTGTTATCATTGCTCTCACATTTGGTGAGATAGGCAAGGGGACGCATGATGCACCAAATTTCTTAGCTCAACTTGCTCAG AATAATTGGCCCTCGGTTATGTATGCAATGGCAGGTGGTGTGGTTCTTAGCCTTGGAAATCTGTCCACACAGTATGCCTTCGCTCTCGTTGGGCTGTCGGTTACTGAAGTGATTACAGCAAGCATAACTGTTGTTATAG GAACAACATTGAATTACTTTTTGGATGACAAAATCAATAAAGCTGAGATTCTTTTCCCAGGAGTAGCTTGCTTTTTGGTTGCAGTTTGTCTAGGCTCGGCTGTTCATTCATCAAATACTTCTGATAATCGGGCTAAGCTACAGGAATATTCGAGTGATTCCTT GGACTCTTTGAAAGAAGGAAACATAG TTAAATCAAAGGATGTTGAAAGTGGAAGCGATTCTGCAGAAAAGTTGAAAGCAGGAACTGCAGTTTTTCTTATAGATCTTGAGAAAAGAAGGTCTATTAAG GTTTTTGGGAAAAGCACTTTGATTGGATTAACCATAATTTTCTTTGCTGGAAGCTGTTTTTCTTTGTTCTCACCAGCATTCAACTTAGCAACAAATGATCAGTGGCACAGTTTAGAAAAAGGGGTTCCGCATTTGAGTGTTTACACCgcctttttctatttttcagtATCTTGTGTTGTTATTGGAGTAATTCTAAACATCATTTTCCTTTACCACCCTGTCTTAAACTTACCAAAGTCATCATTGAAAGCTTATTTGGGAGACTGGAATGGAAGAGGCTGGGCCTTGGTGGCCGGTCTCCTTTGTGGATTCGGGAATGGACTTCAGTTTATGGGAGGTCAAGCGGCTGGATATGCAGCAGCAGATGCTGTCCAG GCACTTCCACTTGTGAGCACATTTTGGGGCATAATTTTGTTTGGAGAGTATAGgagatcatcaccaagaacataTATACTGTTGGGGAGTatgttgtttatgtttattGTGGCTGTTGGTGTGCTCATGGCATCATCAGGCCATAGGAAACATTGA